The genomic stretch CTCCTGTTCAACTCTTTTTATAGTCCGGTCAAGTTGCCTGATTTTCTTGTTGTACAGTTCAATATGGATATCCCTGAATGGTTCACCATTCAGAAGCATCCTTCGCATTACTCCACATAATTTTCTGATAAGTGCGATTCTCGCCCGTCCTGCACCCCTTCGATCTTTTATATTTTCATAATTGCTGTTCAAATACGGTGAAGCATACATTGCCTGTACTAACGACTGGGTAAATAGAGTCCTTGTTGTTTTTCGCGAAGCCCGATTGATATGGCCTGCATGAGAGCTATCACCGCTTTCCTTCAGTTTTGGAACAAGGCC from Marispirochaeta sp. encodes the following:
- a CDS encoding transposase; protein product: MTKEIFYAGKPFEKEVKLLISIKGITPLSALAFLSDVGDVSRFKTTRKMNAYLGLVPKLKESGDSSHAGHINRASRKTTRTLFTQSLVQAMYASPYLNSNYENIKDRRGAGRARIALIRKLCGVMRRMLLNGEPFRDIHIELYNKKIRQLDRTIKRVEQEKKIA